The genomic DNA AATAATTACTATTTGTTTGGTATATATTTTCTATAGTTCTTGGTTTGAATCCACTTAGTATAAGAAGCTCTTTTTGGGTATTTTCTATATATCCGGTAGCGTTTAGTTCAAGACGTGGCGGCAGACTTATTATATCAACATCAAAAAGCTTCCAGCTGTTGTCTTCGAATTTAGCTTTTTTTGCGGTAATTTGACCTATAATATCGCCGTCTTGAGTTTCAAATATTTTTATTTTATTTGCTTCTCCGATAGCAGGATACAACTCGTCTATGTAGATAAATTTGTTTTTGTATTTTAAAAATATACTATTTGAAGATTTATTAAATCCTTGAAAATTTATCAAGCTTTTTTGATAGTCTCTAGCATATGCAAATGAAGTACTAGATAAATATATATATAAACAGGTTATGATAAGAGATATTATAAACGGACTAAGTATAAGAGTATTTTTGCTTATTCCAAGAGAGTAGAAACTAACTAGTTCGTTGCTTCTTATCATATTTATTTTTGAAACTATAAGAGCAAAAACTAAACTTATCGGAAGTACGTAATTTACCGCAGTTAGTGCAGTAAGGCTTAGATAAATAAGCTGCAAATTCGCACTTTTTGGAAAATCTTTTAAATTTGTTAATGTATCAATACCTATATAAAATAGCTCCAAAGCCATAAAAATAATAATAAAATATTTTAAATAAACTAAACCGGTATATTTTGAAAATAGTTTCATAATTTTAGCCCAAAAATTTAACTTAACTTTAGATTTTATCAAATTTAGACTTAAAGTATTAACTAAATTTAGTTAGAATTTTTCAAATTTGTTTTTGTATATATTTTACATACGATTGGAAGCTATGAAAAACAGCATTTTTAAATTTATTATTTTTATCTTTTTGATAGTCGCTTGTTTTTTAATATTTGACAACTTGAGTTTTGAAATATTAAAAAATTATATAGAAAGTCATTCTAAATTTAGCGCAGTTATTTATATACTATC from Campylobacter fetus subsp. fetus includes the following:
- a CDS encoding LptF/LptG family permease translates to MKLFSKYTGLVYLKYFIIIFMALELFYIGIDTLTNLKDFPKSANLQLIYLSLTALTAVNYVLPISLVFALIVSKINMIRSNELVSFYSLGISKNTLILSPFIISLIITCLYIYLSSTSFAYARDYQKSLINFQGFNKSSNSIFLKYKNKFIYIDELYPAIGEANKIKIFETQDGDIIGQITAKKAKFEDNSWKLFDVDIISLPPRLELNATGYIENTQKELLILSGFKPRTIENIYQTNSNYSITDAIDSLRTLKNEGINLNKIKSTLYSLIFFPLFAPLMVLILYYYLPITGRFFNLALASFIYVIVTLCIWGVLFVLIRFSLNGVIIPEIGVILPIIILASFAGFKFYQHR